The Alteripontixanthobacter sp. genome has a window encoding:
- a CDS encoding phosphoribosylglycinamide synthetase: protein MNQNLTPLRIPDEAKERLRILFMAKHALWGGGMHPEDGNHAIYHHEVRSTLETLGLNLQFANSYDVLFSDPGVDFVFPLLNRGGFVNSEMLIPTLCNMHRIPYIGAMPFLRGLGDDKSVSKLVCDHAGVPTAPWHCYRRGAPVTEADLPPSAGGRWVIKPNASSASWGISDAHDFAGVANAVANIHGQGHDAIVEPYLDGYDVQVAFITMDGAPVQLPMLWYEREDTQRLWTYYEKRDLIQNNEKSALKEFDHADLAPKIAEMSERVAKEFHPFDYGRIEFRVDLNTSEVNFIEINLNCNLWSEKVMAQAARRAGLDHAALLETLLAEAMRRNALIS, encoded by the coding sequence ATGAACCAGAACCTCACCCCCCTTCGCATCCCCGACGAGGCAAAGGAGCGGCTGCGCATCCTGTTCATGGCCAAGCACGCTTTGTGGGGCGGCGGGATGCACCCGGAAGATGGCAACCACGCCATCTATCACCACGAGGTCCGCTCCACGCTGGAAACGCTCGGGCTGAACCTGCAATTTGCCAATAGCTACGATGTGCTGTTCAGCGATCCAGGGGTCGATTTCGTGTTCCCGCTGCTCAATCGCGGCGGTTTCGTGAACTCCGAAATGCTGATTCCCACGCTGTGCAACATGCACCGCATTCCATATATCGGCGCGATGCCGTTCCTGCGCGGATTGGGCGACGATAAATCGGTATCGAAGCTGGTATGCGACCATGCCGGTGTGCCGACCGCGCCGTGGCATTGCTATCGCCGCGGGGCGCCGGTTACCGAAGCCGATCTGCCGCCCTCTGCCGGCGGGCGCTGGGTGATCAAGCCCAACGCGTCTTCTGCCAGCTGGGGCATTTCGGATGCGCATGATTTTGCCGGCGTCGCAAACGCCGTCGCCAACATTCACGGCCAGGGGCACGATGCAATCGTCGAGCCGTATCTGGATGGCTACGACGTGCAGGTGGCCTTCATCACGATGGATGGCGCACCCGTTCAGTTGCCGATGCTTTGGTATGAGCGTGAGGATACGCAGCGCCTGTGGACCTATTACGAAAAACGCGACCTCATCCAGAACAACGAAAAAAGCGCGCTGAAAGAATTCGATCACGCCGATCTGGCGCCGAAAATCGCCGAGATGTCGGAACGTGTGGCCAAGGAATTCCACCCCTTCGATTATGGCCGGATCGAGTTTCGCGTCGATCTGAACACCAGCGAGGTGAACTTCATCGAGATCAATCTGAACTGTAATTTGTGGTCCGAGAAGGTCATGGCGCAGGCAGCCCGGCGCGCCGGGCTGGACCATGCGGCCTTGCTGGAAACGCTGTTGGCAGAGGCGATGCGCCGCAATGCCCTGATCAGCTGA